The sequence CTGAAACCTGCGAGTAGATTTTAATTGCAGAAGATACATTGAATCTTAAGTTTTCAAGATTGATCAAATTATATATGAAAGGGATGATATAATTCCACGATATCTTTTTTGCTCAAAATTAGTGTATCGTAGTATGAAATTAGTAGAGTTGCGCGAGAACCCGCaaatttcgggtacccgaGTATCAGGAAGAACTCAACCCGATTCAACACGATTTAATTCAACCAATTTTTACCCAACCCAATCTAATACATTCAACTCCTCGCACACTTCCGAAATCAGATACTAGCTAACTCTTACCTGCATTCATAGAGTCGTCCCATTGGAATGGTGTACGACAGCTATCACGAGGATCGAATATTTCGAGTCCGGTGTAGTCCACCATGCCAATTTCTTCTCCGTAATAAGTAGTCGCTACACCAGGCAAGATCATCTCCAGCATTATCATCTGATCCTCTCTGCCAGGGTAACGCGAGCCTAGACGTGCCTGATCATGATTTCCCATCTGTAGAAACGTGAATCTTTTTATcgaatgtaaaataattttgtttaaattgaAGCGTTCGACTTATGAGCAACAACCGCGTTAGCTATGATCTACTAACATAGATGCGTGCCATATGTGCGATAATGTTAATGCCTTGAACGTTGCAATGGCCATTGATGATCACACCACGAATTTTTAAAAGTCGAATAATTGAAGGAGAAGAAAATtcgtttaaatataatatgtatttttacttATTGCGTTTACTCAACGAATGTTGACGACTCTCAGTTCGCAGAAATATAAGCGGATTGATCATCAGGTGTTAGCCCGGCAATAGTATTCCGGTAAAAATTCAAGTCTCAGTTCGCCCTTGGCAGGAAATgcgttaaataatttacatacCACCCAATTAGGCACTTGCCCTTTCGGCATCATTTGCATCCatctatttataatattttgaaagtcAGACGGGGTTGAGTTAGCGTTTGTGTCCgttatgaaataaaagttgaaCGGAATGTTCGAGCCATATCTGTAATACTTCATTGTATTTTCCCAACTGGAATACGCTTCCGTTAATATCACCtgtaaaatgaaacaaatatttcaatattaagTCATTCGGAAAATAAGAAGTTTCCCGATAAAATTCCACTGAAATCGAAGAtgtaagaaattttctttttttcacctTCTCTGATTCATTTTTTTGCCTAGCGTATTCGTCCACATAATCTCGCCAACTCTGCAGTAATTTGTACGTTTCAGGCTGGTCTTGCGTTAAAATATGATTGTAAGAGTAGTAAAATGTTGGATCGtatgtttcattaattaaagGTTCGTTTTGCGTTATGTTGCTCTCGAATATGTCATATACAGCATCGATTCGGAAACCGTCTACTCCTTGATCCAACCAATACTTTAAAACGTCCTGAAAAGCAAAGAAATGATGTTACCTATCAATCTTTGGTGTATACATATTATTCTAGagataaacatttaatttcatcatttttatgGAATATAACCGCATGTCTTTCTATGTATATATAGGtacatgtacatatatgtGTTTGAAGTGTATTTTAAATACAGCAGACTTTCGATAACATTCCGCGTTAGGGGCTGTGAAGATAGCTAACAGGACAGCAGGTGGAAAACAAGCATAATGGAATGTTTCCGAAATAATCGAGAATATTCAAACAAATCATATGCGTGAAAAACGGTATGCTTGGGACATCTGATTAGCATTGGTGAAAGTACGTTTGGAAAAAAATTGGCCTCTGTGGGAAGTTAGCCTGCGGTCCAACTATTGAAACTCTACTGTACATAAACATGGATAAATAATCaaggaaaataattataatgttTTGACAAACTGCATTATCAACAAAAGAGAACATATAGTGGGGGTGGTGCCGTGTGGAAAAGTACTTAGAGTTATGACTGACGAGCCGCCACATCGACATGCCTGATATAAAAACAGCATTACCAGATCGAGGGATAAAAGGGATTTCAGGGTTAATAATGCCGTATGAAGCTATACATACTAATTCAACTTATGCACATCGTGCGACATTAGTATGTATAGGTGGCACAGACATGCTAATGGTGCCAATGGTTGGGTCATGTAAAACGATTTCTATCGGCAATCCTGTATAAAGGTATggaatatagaaaaattaacaaaggACATTCGACACTTAACAAAGTATCAAAATTGCCTTTGGATCACTGAATAATTCAAACATTTAGTATTTCAGAATCAATCTTTACTCCTGCGTATCTAATTGTATGTGAGTgtagttaaaaattttaaattttcatacaaATATACATGTACCTTCATTTCTTGCTGTACATCAGGATTGCTGTAATTTAAGTCTGGTTGTTGTTTAAAGTTCTCATGATAATAAAACTGCCCTCTCTGCTCATTCCAGGTCCAAGCCACCCCACCGGTAACGCTCCTCCAGTTATTAGGTGGTTGGCGTTCTCCATTTTCATTTACGATACCGTCGTTCCATATGTAATAATCTGCATATTTTCCAGTGCGATTTATGCTCAACTGGAACCACTTATGTTCGTCTGAAGTGTGGTTGGGAACGAGGTCCAAAACAAGCTAAAAATCAGGAATCGAATATTTCAAACAGAAAATTTTGGAAGTTATAAAAAAACTTTCtcataaacgttgcaaatgACTGTTGAACAGTGTTATCATGGTACCTGATTGGAAATATCAATCGCTCGAAAACTTACAAGGAAGGGTATCAAATACCCATTGCTGTTTCTTATCATATTTTGTCtacttatttcaatttaacgGGACATTTCACACCGATACATATGACATTACGTACCtttatattcttctttttcgctTCCGTCGCGAGCTCCGTAAGGTCAGCGGAAGTTCCATAAATTGGATCGACTGCTTTGAAATCCGATATGTCGTAACCAAAATCAACCATGGGACTTTTGTAAATCGGTGACAGCCAAATCGCGTCTATTCCGGAATCTTCGAAGTATTCGAGTTTGCTCGTTATGCCtgtcgaaaatgaaaataattacatacAAATACAGATCAGTATCGGTATGTGAGACCAATAAAAGCCGTATACAGTAGACTCTATATGAGTTTACGCGCTCAGGGCTGTACAGGGGAAAATTATTGGGAAACGCGAAATTAACAAATTCGCTTTTCCCCCTCGCGCCCTAGCAGCTAGCGAAACAACTCGAAAGCAATAGGTGAAGACAAGCATATCGAAATATTTCACAATATGGTACGTCTGGCAGGTTATAATAGGCCTCTACTATAGCTACAATTGGAAAAGTCCAATATTCAATATCATTTTCTAAAGGAATCAGTTTTCAAATATAATGCTAACAagaaaattacttttagaaagattttttttttatttataatccGAATTGAAACTTGAACAAACGATGGAAATTATGGAAGCTGTGTTCACTGTTCTTCGGAACCCATCAGTTTTTTGAGATTGGATCCTAGTCACTGATAGTTGCCATGTGTAGTTTAATTCGCTGACAAGTGCCAAgttctaataaaattaaatgcgTTTGGCAATGTAATCCATAGAAGCATATGAACGAGGATTCTAGTAAAGTTATTTAAAGTAGTGCATACTTCTGCTATGCCTTGTGACCTATCAAAATTTCAGTTTGATTGTAATAGAAAGGACTatcttaaaaattatatccTTTCAACCTACGGAAATTAATACATTAATGATCATAgctaaaataaaaagataattcCACTGTCGACGTTCACTTGTTTCTTAATGATCCATGGTTTTCAACAACGCAAGGGTTAATCACCAAAGTGCaatttaacaataacaatattaattcctctttttttttgcaaaattttgaaCTCGTTTAGTAAAGTTTGTTAAGAATAATAAAGGTTTTCTATACAATAACGTAAtcatgttattaaatattaaataattgatatgaattacgtatattttatttaaaacgtCGTTCGAGAGTAAAGAATTCGATCTTACCTTTTATGTCACCTATACCATCGCCATCAGAATCCATGAAGCTTCGCGGATAAACTTGGTAGAAAACAGCATGTCTCCACCAGCCCTTGTTCTGGATCTCAGCGGACGCAAAAGCGACCGTCAGCAACGCGACGATGCCAACGAGATTGTTGGTGGTCTTCATGATGTGAACTGTCCGGTGTGCGATCAAGGTGCTCCCTTATATATGATCTTCGACGGTAAAAACGAATGCTATACATATTTACAATGCTTTTATGCAGTCCCATTTACTTGTCACGTACTGTAATTACTACTTTGGTTAGATATTTCGTAGGagattactattattattattacctAACTTCTTCTTGAGGCGTGTCATAAGGCATATATCATAAGACATAAGACAATGTAAATTCTGGGGCCACTAATGGAACTTCCGCAGCATAAGTATACCATAACCGCATGATATCCATTACAGGTGTACGCTTGTTATGCCTTTTGTATGGCTGTAAATTTAATGACtatggaaataaataatgCTGTGATAAGTGTAATTTGCCCGATTCTCTGTAAATTGCACACGAATCGAgatataaacattttataataagTAATTTGGGCTTTTGCTCGTTTTACGCGAAAGAGAATTATTTCCAATCGAAATTCACTTTATTATGAAGCAGTAAATGTTTGATGTATATGATTATAGTTACAGTGTTATGACTAAATTATGAGCCCAATCAGTTACACatgtttttaaatacattaaCGCTTAGAAGGAACCAAAAACGTTTGGTAGTTACCtaagtacagtaaaacctggataaatgcaaccaacattgggacccagtggttgcatttatccaagcgacgtgtcgaatctcggattacacgcgacgaccagccaagcgtgaacgtagaaagagacagacagtggtggaaagagagaggtccgatgatcaaaggaaagagccgaaacgtatcggtgtgactaatactaattgaagtataaaacttttttatttttgacttttttttactgaaacttttactaacgcatcggtgaaatttttctgattacaatggtaccaaacacgatatagtttcaattataattacttgctaaaattgatgttaaaggttggcgaaAAACAACAGAGATCGACATCAAAACCAGTTGCGGTGTTcgctctggtttcaaaggtttcatttatccaagcacggtggcgattctgggcatttaatgttgcatttatccaagcaaggtgtcgattctgggggtttaatgttgcatttatccaagcgaggtgtcgattctgggtatttaatgttgcatttatccaagcgaggtgtcgattctgcgtctgtacacatgttttctattcagccgacatgccgattctgagtccgtacacatcttttgtattcagccgacatgccgattctgtgtccatacacatgttttctattcagccgacatgccgattctgagtccgtacacatcttttgtattcagccgatatcatttatgttcagttgtggtgtcaattctatgttgtttattcgattactattgtttataaatataattcaaactatatcgtgtttggtgtcattttaatcagaaaaatctcacaaatgcgttagtagaagtttaattaagaaaaagttaaaaataaaaaagttttatcgttcaattagtattagtcacatcgatattacggtcggatcatattacacggtttcctcgccgagcggctcggttcggcttagggggatccccccaagtggaggggatagcgatgttgcacttatccaagcattctttcgttgcatttatacAGGTTTTACTGTAAACAGTTCATCGTGCACCTTCTCAGAGAGTAAATCAAGTTGCGGAAGAATTTCGCGTGAAAACACGATGGATTATTAATCACGTGTCCGCAGCAACATTTTCGAACAATTCTGTTCCGACTATTCGGAGTTACAATAAAATGAGGAAGGACGTGAGGTGGAATTGGCGTCAccggtaaataaataaaacaaatgatatatagttaaaacaaaaaataactttaataacaCAAAACCCTAACTGATTCTACTCTACGGGTACCGGCTGTAAAAAATCCCAGTCAAAAGTGGGGAAAAAGCCTGATCCCAGCaaacaaattatattaaaagaatatatacataaaaaaacACAAACAAAATCtaatagtataaaatataaattaaaactaGAAATTAAGACTAGCATGCACTTGCATAATCATTCAAACTGTTATATAAATTCGCACAATCTAGAGCTCTCTTACCAATCGTATCAGATGGTGTCTCGCCGACGTCGCAACAAGTCGTCGTGGTCCTTACCAAAAAATCACAAACCCTGATCATAGGAAGCGTCCCGGTAAAGAGGACAAAGTGGCCGTAAAAACGCACCACTAACTGCACGGCTAGCCAGGTGGGCAGAATCCACCGATCGCCGAACTGTGCGCACAGTTAGCCGTTTGAATCACCCACAAGATCGCCCGGCCGTGCAGATAAATGACAGCACCTAGTGCTTCAACAATAGGACCCACGTCCGGCAGCCACAGCGCCCGTCAACGAACACCACCAGTCCAAGATTCAAAACACAATTCACTCTTGCCTTCTCTGGAGTGACATaggctatattattttaataaaaatgatattatatCTGCGTAAAAGTACGTAAGAATGCGTTGAGCGATCAGTACTCTGAGCCTATGCCCGCTACTCCCTAACTACCGCTCCCAACTGTTAGGTGACTGCACGTTCGTGGCTACCCAAAAGGGAGCTCGCAAAGTTTGCATGATATCCCTACTCgttactaatatataaaagtgaaaatgctgatcgtttgttcctcttTCACATTTAAACGGCTaaacggattttaatgaaatctatatataaataaatgaatgtttcTTTGTTTGTCCCGTATACGTTCCTACACCATTCatccgattgcgatgaaactttGGTGAGTTGTTGTGCGAACGCCCGCGAAGGTTTCTGGGCGTGTACAGTAAatcctggatatatgcaagaGAAATTAGGACCCAAAcattgcatatatccagtcgaggtgtcgaatctcgggttacacgcgacgctaaccaagcgtgaacgtagaaagggacagacagtggagaagagggagaggtccaatgatcaaagaaaAGAGCCGAAatgtatcggtgtgactaataccaattcaattatgaaacttttttattttttatttttttttaatgaaacttttactagcgcattggtgagatttttctgattaaaatgatagcaaacgcgatatagtttgaattataattttgctAAAATTGATAGAAGTTGGCGAAAAGTCAGAGAGATTAAATCAAAACATTGCATATACATACTAGAGGTGTCGAAGTTTGACCGGACAAGTAGAACAAATATCCTGACTGATTTATCAACGACCAGCCCAAACCCCTGACCCTAGATACATGAAATTTGGGTAGTGTATTCCTCTCATGACGTAAGCACCCACTAAGAGAGGATTTTTAGAAATTGGACCCTTAAGAGTGTATTGTTTTGGGTTAAAATCTATTTACACGGATTACACAAACCGGACTTAGTTTTTGCTTACGAGGGTCACCCatacaaatgattaaaaacataattcaGGATTTCGTTCTAATCAACCTCTAAAGGCGCAAAGCTAGATTCAGGGGTgaaggtaattatttagattacggaccgcacctccgatttcgatgactTTTAAATATGGtgta comes from Osmia bicornis bicornis chromosome 4, iOsmBic2.1, whole genome shotgun sequence and encodes:
- the LOC114879802 gene encoding maltase 1-like, encoding MKTTNNLVGIVALLTVAFASAEIQNKGWWRHAVFYQVYPRSFMDSDGDGIGDIKGITSKLEYFEDSGIDAIWLSPIYKSPMVDFGYDISDFKAVDPIYGTSADLTELATEAKKKNIKLVLDLVPNHTSDEHKWFQLSINRTGKYADYYIWNDGIVNENGERQPPNNWRSVTGGVAWTWNEQRGQFYYHENFKQQPDLNYSNPDVQQEMKDVLKYWLDQGVDGFRIDAVYDIFESNITQNEPLINETYDPTFYYSYNHILTQDQPETYKLLQSWRDYVDEYARQKNESEKVILTEAYSSWENTMKYYRYGSNIPFNFYFITDTNANSTPSDFQNIINRWMQMMPKGQVPNWVMGNHDQARLGSRYPGREDQMIMLEMILPGVATTYYGEEIGMVDYTGLEIFDPRDSCRTPFQWDDSMNAGFSNASKTWLPVHKNYKTLNLKKQKTDAVSHYKLYKALITLRKSNVLQHGKLTTAVLNNDVLAVVRSIKKEAVTLLINFSSEKSVTVDLTSILPYASATVILSNVGSNVQSNTKFASSKVTVPPKVSMVLHSGSRITN